A window from Oryzomonas sagensis encodes these proteins:
- a CDS encoding sigma-54-dependent transcriptional regulator, protein MNQNLYPPFCILLVDDEPAWLRSLSLTLERSAGITNIITCQDSREVKEIIASRNVGLILLDLTMPHVSGEDLLTMIAEQHPETTTIVISGMNQLETAVRCMRLGAFDYFVKTVEEDRLVGGVLRAIRMLELQRENHEMSSRVLTGSLRHPEAFTAIITANQAMHAIFSYVEAVAVSPQPLLITGESGVGKELLARATHLLSGCAGPLVAVNVAGLDDTVFADTLFGHIKGAFTGADHQRRGMIEEAADGTLFLDEIGDLSIPSQIKLLRLLQEGEYFPLGSDRPKRLKARIIVATHHDLAQKEADGRFRRDLFYRLRTHHVQVPPLRERKEDIPLLLDYFLGKVAHSLGKKKPTPPRELALLLATYSFPGNVRELKAMIYDAVSVHRDHILSMDTFLRGIGQPDSSPVAAAPEGNPFSCLERLPSFSEATELLVSEAITRAKGNQTIAARLLGISQPALSKRLKLAREQEE, encoded by the coding sequence ATGAACCAGAACCTGTATCCTCCCTTTTGCATACTCCTTGTGGATGACGAACCGGCCTGGCTCCGTTCGCTCTCCCTTACCCTGGAGCGTTCCGCCGGTATTACCAATATTATTACCTGCCAGGACAGCCGGGAGGTGAAGGAGATCATCGCCAGCCGGAATGTCGGCCTGATCCTTCTTGATCTCACCATGCCCCATGTCTCGGGCGAAGACCTCCTGACCATGATCGCGGAACAGCACCCGGAAACCACCACCATCGTGATCAGCGGCATGAACCAACTGGAGACCGCCGTGCGCTGCATGAGGCTCGGGGCATTTGATTACTTCGTCAAGACGGTGGAAGAAGACCGTCTGGTGGGCGGCGTGCTGCGCGCCATCAGGATGTTGGAACTCCAGCGCGAGAATCACGAGATGTCCAGCCGCGTCCTCACCGGGTCGCTTCGGCATCCCGAAGCCTTTACCGCCATCATCACGGCCAACCAGGCCATGCACGCCATTTTTTCCTATGTGGAAGCGGTGGCGGTCAGCCCCCAGCCGCTCCTCATCACCGGCGAAAGCGGCGTCGGCAAGGAACTCCTCGCCCGCGCCACCCATCTTCTGAGCGGCTGTGCGGGACCGCTTGTGGCGGTGAATGTGGCCGGCCTGGACGATACGGTGTTTGCCGACACCCTTTTCGGCCATATCAAAGGCGCCTTCACCGGTGCCGACCACCAGCGCCGGGGGATGATCGAGGAGGCTGCCGACGGCACCCTGTTCCTGGATGAAATCGGCGATCTCAGCATCCCATCCCAGATCAAGCTCCTGAGGCTTCTCCAGGAGGGGGAGTACTTTCCCTTGGGGAGCGACCGACCGAAACGCCTCAAGGCGCGCATCATCGTGGCCACCCACCACGACCTTGCCCAGAAAGAGGCTGACGGGAGATTCCGCCGCGACCTTTTCTACCGCCTGCGGACGCACCACGTCCAAGTCCCTCCCCTCCGGGAGCGGAAGGAGGACATTCCGTTACTCCTCGACTATTTCCTCGGCAAAGTCGCGCATTCCCTGGGAAAAAAGAAGCCGACCCCTCCCCGGGAGCTGGCCCTGCTCCTTGCCACCTACTCCTTTCCCGGCAACGTACGCGAACTGAAAGCCATGATTTACGACGCCGTAAGCGTCCATCGCGACCACATCCTCTCCATGGACACCTTTTTGCGCGGCATCGGCCAACCCGACTCCTCACCCGTCGCCGCCGCTCCCGAGGGCAATCCCTTTTCTTGTCTCGAGCGTCTTCCCTCCTTTTCGGAGGCAACGGAACTGCTCGTTTCCGAGGCCATAACCCGTGCCAAAGGCAATCAGACAATCGCCGCGCGCTTGCTCGGCATCTCTCAACCCGCCCTGAGCAAGCGCCTCAAGCTGGCGCGTGAGCAGGAAGAATAA
- a CDS encoding MFS transporter, translating to MTSPLHHKPFLLFLLARAAATIAYQMTGVAVGWQIYSLTHRAFDLGLVGLVQFIPSAALVLLVGHVADRYDRRRIVFLAQFVEAAALAGLCLGSHAQWAGREAILAFIFLIGIARAFEFTTLQTLVPSLVDQETLPKAVALNASVRQAAVIIGPMMGGFLYIAGPAVVYAVSGALFLLSAAAIAAIRIERPLSLLREPVSLHFVFAGVSYIRSRRVVLGAISLDLFAVLLGGATALLPIYARDILSAGPWGLGFLRSAPAVGAFAASVYLARQPLQRKVGKVMFAAVTWFGIATIVFALSTSLALSFAALVVLGWSDMLSVVIRSTLVQLETPDEMRGRVSAVNAIFIGTSNELGEFESGLTAAWFGAMPAALIGGIGTLLVVLLWRRFFPELAQRERLQAD from the coding sequence ATGACGTCACCTTTGCACCACAAACCGTTCCTCCTCTTTTTGCTGGCGCGCGCCGCAGCCACCATCGCGTACCAGATGACCGGCGTCGCCGTGGGGTGGCAGATCTATTCCTTGACCCATCGCGCCTTTGACCTCGGTCTGGTCGGACTCGTACAATTCATCCCCTCGGCAGCGCTGGTACTGCTGGTGGGACATGTTGCCGACCGTTACGATCGCCGCCGGATCGTCTTTCTCGCACAATTCGTCGAGGCGGCGGCGCTGGCCGGCCTCTGCCTGGGAAGCCACGCCCAGTGGGCCGGCAGGGAGGCCATCCTTGCGTTCATCTTCCTGATCGGCATCGCCCGCGCCTTTGAATTCACCACCCTCCAGACCCTGGTCCCCTCGCTGGTGGATCAGGAAACCCTGCCCAAGGCAGTGGCGCTCAACGCTTCGGTCAGACAGGCGGCCGTCATTATCGGCCCGATGATGGGCGGTTTCCTCTACATTGCCGGCCCTGCGGTGGTTTATGCCGTCAGCGGCGCGCTCTTTCTCCTGTCGGCCGCCGCCATTGCGGCAATCAGGATCGAACGACCGCTGTCACTGCTCCGCGAACCGGTTTCCCTCCACTTTGTCTTTGCAGGGGTTTCCTATATCCGCAGCCGTCGGGTCGTGCTGGGGGCCATATCCCTCGACCTGTTCGCCGTGCTGCTCGGCGGCGCCACCGCCCTGCTGCCGATCTATGCCCGCGACATCCTCTCCGCCGGCCCCTGGGGGCTCGGTTTCCTGCGTTCCGCGCCGGCCGTCGGTGCCTTTGCCGCCTCCGTCTACCTGGCGCGCCAGCCATTGCAGCGCAAGGTGGGAAAGGTCATGTTTGCCGCGGTAACCTGGTTCGGCATCGCCACCATCGTCTTTGCCCTCTCCACGTCCCTTGCCCTGTCATTCGCGGCGCTGGTGGTGCTCGGCTGGTCCGACATGTTGAGCGTGGTCATCCGCTCCACGCTGGTGCAGTTGGAGACCCCCGATGAAATGCGCGGACGGGTCAGCGCCGTCAACGCCATCTTCATCGGCACCTCCAACGAGTTGGGAGAATTCGAGTCGGGGTTGACCGCCGCCTGGTTCGGGGCAATGCCCGCCGCACTGATCGGCGGTATCGGCACCTTGCTGGTCGTCCTGCTCTGGAGGCGTTTTTTTCCCGAACTGGCGCAACGCGAGCGGCTCCAGGCGGATTAA
- a CDS encoding glycosyltransferase family 4 protein — translation MLERRLRIMLLVPTPYFSDRGCDVRAYEEAKALIRCGHNVRIFTCHLGREMPGVATIRMPRVPWLKQLSVHPSWHKPYFDILMSYQALKFARAFRPHLIHAYGHEGAWIGGRLKKRLGIPLVFEYQGSLTGEMIEQGFIKEGSLLHRFNSWLERRINMRSADLIVTSSVSAARDLVGPWGADQKMVASLVDGVDTALFRPYGREEVRNKLRLPPGVPLVVYLGTLDRNQGIDALLSSIVLLRSKGSPIRFLIMGAPEEEYRAKAVELGIERMIIFTGRIDYEKAPFYLSAGDIAVSPKISLLGSNGKLLDYMACGLPIVAFDMPVNRELLGDAGVYAIYGDSSDLAVKMNWLLRNRDERARLGRLGREMAEQLHGLDCHGKALSEIYRTRLKM, via the coding sequence GTGCTTGAAAGAAGGCTGAGGATCATGCTGCTCGTTCCAACCCCCTATTTTTCCGACCGGGGATGTGATGTGAGGGCCTACGAAGAGGCAAAAGCCCTTATACGCTGTGGTCACAATGTCCGGATTTTCACCTGCCACCTTGGGCGCGAGATGCCGGGCGTTGCAACCATCAGGATGCCCCGTGTCCCATGGCTGAAACAATTGTCAGTACATCCTTCCTGGCATAAACCGTATTTCGACATCCTTATGTCCTATCAGGCGCTCAAGTTCGCCCGAGCATTCAGGCCGCACCTGATCCATGCCTATGGGCACGAAGGCGCCTGGATTGGCGGACGGCTTAAAAAGCGGTTGGGCATTCCCCTCGTGTTTGAATATCAGGGAAGTCTTACCGGCGAGATGATCGAGCAGGGCTTTATCAAGGAGGGGTCCTTGCTGCACCGCTTCAATTCCTGGCTGGAACGGCGCATCAACATGCGATCCGCCGATCTTATCGTAACCAGCTCGGTTTCCGCGGCCCGAGACCTTGTTGGCCCGTGGGGGGCTGACCAAAAAATGGTCGCATCCCTGGTGGACGGAGTCGATACAGCCCTGTTCCGCCCCTACGGGCGTGAGGAGGTGCGCAACAAGCTGCGTCTCCCCCCTGGCGTACCGCTGGTGGTGTATCTCGGCACGCTGGATCGCAATCAGGGGATTGATGCCCTGCTCTCCTCCATTGTCCTGCTCAGGTCAAAGGGCAGTCCGATCCGTTTTCTGATCATGGGAGCCCCCGAAGAGGAATATCGTGCCAAAGCCGTGGAACTCGGTATCGAGCGGATGATAATCTTTACCGGCAGAATCGACTACGAGAAGGCCCCGTTCTACCTCTCCGCAGGTGACATAGCCGTATCCCCCAAGATTTCCCTGCTCGGGTCCAATGGTAAACTGCTCGACTATATGGCCTGCGGACTGCCGATCGTAGCCTTTGACATGCCTGTGAACCGTGAGTTGCTTGGGGACGCCGGCGTCTATGCAATATATGGCGATTCCAGCGACTTGGCCGTTAAAATGAACTGGTTGCTGCGGAACAGGGATGAACGGGCGCGCCTGGGCAGGCTTGGGCGGGAAATGGCAGAACAGTTGCATGGTCTGGATTGCCATGGCAAGGCATTGAGCGAAATCTATCGGACCCGCTTGAAAATGTAG
- a CDS encoding chromate transporter, with the protein MLLWHIFWVYTRVALFSWGGGPASLALMQRETTTAFWLPPGGTAPVPWMSPEEFADAVAVGNALPGPVAPQVSACVGYKLAGVPGAVAAAAGTVVPTTLLMLIMVAYFFHVKDSPNIAAALKVVRPLVVGLLLWTAYDMAFSVFGAGKNGWGTALTIGWDKIIFVLAAFVLLTLTRINPALIIFGGALIGGMLYR; encoded by the coding sequence ATGCTTCTTTGGCACATATTCTGGGTTTATACGCGGGTCGCCCTCTTTTCCTGGGGTGGCGGGCCGGCCTCACTTGCGCTGATGCAGCGCGAAACCACGACGGCGTTCTGGCTGCCGCCCGGGGGGACGGCCCCCGTGCCGTGGATGTCCCCTGAAGAGTTTGCCGATGCCGTGGCGGTGGGCAATGCCTTGCCGGGCCCGGTTGCGCCCCAGGTATCGGCCTGCGTCGGCTACAAGCTGGCCGGGGTCCCCGGCGCCGTGGCCGCGGCAGCGGGGACGGTGGTCCCCACGACCCTGCTGATGCTCATCATGGTGGCCTATTTTTTCCATGTCAAGGACAGCCCGAACATCGCGGCGGCCCTCAAGGTGGTGCGGCCGCTGGTGGTCGGGCTCCTGCTCTGGACCGCCTACGACATGGCCTTTTCGGTCTTCGGCGCCGGCAAAAACGGGTGGGGGACGGCCCTGACCATTGGCTGGGACAAGATCATCTTCGTCCTGGCGGCCTTTGTCCTTTTAACCCTCACCAGGATCAATCCGGCGCTGATCATCTTCGGCGGGGCCTTGATCGGCGGGATGCTCTACCGCTGA
- a CDS encoding AAA family ATPase, translating to MENLTQQQMVRLISVGTVLFYVITDNEQRSERLLNQVAARLKGMGPPIVWTCTTGLSREGAVVPDTADPLKALDFAIAHPGPFMMIMKDVHRLWRDNPLLVRKFKDLASASSGKGKVAVILGDEEWVPHVLREDCIMVTQGLPGIGEIQDFLKYMLNREPSFAKACQEDPTLFERLAVAARGLDLVDLERSVRLLRLDEVAGGTNPVAALLENKRRIIQQSGIMELVTDVVGCNQLGGMENLKHWLERRTCAFGLDGISAGVGLPRGVLVMGIAGCGKSLFVKSIAAEWHLPLIRLDMSTVYGGLFGTPEASLRQAFDTAGAVAPCVLWIDEIESGITTHGFKSEGGAASRVLGTFLTWMQEKREPVFVAATANAIEMLPAEVLRKGRFDEIFYVGLPEVAAREQIFRIHLTKRQVEPASFDIPLLAGSTRGFSGAEIEQAVNSAVFEALADRRPMTQQDLMVMISQTVPLSVTMAEQIKKIEAWAFKRAVPAAGKFR from the coding sequence ATGGAAAATCTGACGCAACAACAGATGGTGCGCCTGATCAGTGTCGGCACGGTCCTGTTTTACGTGATTACCGACAACGAACAGCGCAGCGAAAGGCTGTTAAACCAGGTCGCCGCACGGCTCAAGGGAATGGGGCCCCCCATTGTCTGGACCTGTACGACTGGTTTGAGCCGGGAAGGGGCTGTTGTCCCGGATACGGCAGACCCGCTCAAGGCCCTCGATTTTGCCATTGCCCACCCCGGTCCCTTTATGATGATCATGAAGGATGTCCACCGGCTGTGGCGGGACAACCCGCTGTTGGTCAGGAAATTCAAGGACCTCGCCTCCGCTTCGAGCGGCAAGGGCAAGGTGGCGGTCATCCTGGGGGATGAGGAGTGGGTTCCCCACGTCCTCCGGGAAGATTGCATCATGGTGACCCAAGGGCTTCCCGGGATTGGGGAGATCCAGGATTTTCTGAAGTATATGCTGAATCGGGAACCGTCATTTGCCAAAGCGTGCCAAGAGGACCCCACGTTGTTCGAACGGCTGGCGGTCGCTGCCAGGGGGCTTGATCTCGTCGACCTTGAAAGGTCGGTGCGTTTGCTGCGTCTGGATGAAGTGGCGGGCGGCACTAATCCCGTTGCGGCCCTTCTGGAAAATAAGCGGCGGATCATTCAGCAGAGCGGCATTATGGAACTTGTTACGGATGTCGTCGGATGCAACCAGCTCGGGGGGATGGAAAACCTCAAACACTGGCTGGAACGGCGCACCTGCGCCTTTGGATTGGACGGCATATCGGCAGGGGTTGGGCTTCCCCGGGGAGTGCTGGTCATGGGGATTGCGGGCTGCGGCAAATCGCTGTTCGTCAAGTCGATCGCGGCCGAGTGGCATCTTCCCCTGATTCGGCTCGACATGTCGACGGTCTACGGCGGCCTGTTCGGCACACCGGAGGCGAGTTTACGCCAGGCGTTCGATACGGCGGGGGCTGTGGCGCCCTGTGTGCTCTGGATCGATGAAATAGAATCCGGCATTACGACCCACGGTTTCAAGTCCGAAGGCGGTGCGGCGTCCCGGGTGCTGGGGACCTTTCTGACGTGGATGCAGGAGAAACGCGAGCCGGTGTTTGTGGCCGCCACGGCGAATGCCATTGAAATGCTCCCGGCCGAGGTACTGCGCAAAGGACGCTTTGACGAAATATTCTATGTTGGCTTACCTGAGGTTGCTGCCCGGGAACAGATCTTTCGTATTCATCTGACGAAGCGGCAGGTTGAGCCGGCCTCTTTCGACATCCCGCTCCTGGCCGGCTCCACCCGCGGATTCTCTGGCGCGGAGATTGAGCAGGCCGTCAATTCGGCGGTTTTCGAAGCGCTTGCCGACAGACGGCCCATGACCCAACAGGACCTGATGGTCATGATCAGCCAAACGGTTCCACTTTCCGTTACCATGGCAGAACAGATCAAAAAAATCGAGGCGTGGGCCTTTAAGCGGGCTGTGCCGGCAGCGGGCAAATTCAGATAG
- a CDS encoding transporter substrate-binding domain-containing protein — protein MTTRPGQRHRQTSGPRAGLGRILRAGFAVLLLCLPVLPAFGATDTQSRNPGDKVIIVGGNRAYPPYEFLDKDGQPAGYNVDLTRAIAKVMGMKVEFRFGAWSEMRTALMNGEIDVLQGISFSEERLGSITFSPPHTIVHHAIFARKDTKPVNSIQELHGKEIIVFRDGIMHDSLRNLGFSGDLHFSDTPADALRLLASGAHDYAVVAILPGMYLIRELHLTNVVPVATSIAAQKYCYGVRKGNDELMTRISEGLAILHKTGQYQAIYDKWLGTLEPPPVSWERAVRYGALALVLLLLILAATVVWSRTLQKRVALRTQELARESAERKRALEELRRHQDKLIQADKMASLGILVSGVAHEINNPNGLILLNMPILKEVYQDAVEVLEAHYHESGDFPLGGLPYSRMRNEVPHMLDEMLEGSKRIKRIVEELKDFARQDDNSGSDLFDLNQVAQAAVRLVDSSLRKATVNFSAEYAADIPQVRGNTQRIEQVVVNLLLNACQALPNTECKISLATFRVSNARIVALTITDEGVGIASEHIPRLTDPFFTTKRETGGTGLGLSVSAGIVNEHGGTLKFTSTPGAGTTVILTLPAAEETP, from the coding sequence GTGACCACACGACCTGGGCAAAGACATCGGCAGACCTCCGGCCCCCGTGCCGGCCTCGGACGCATCCTGCGGGCCGGCTTTGCCGTTCTCCTCCTGTGCCTCCCGGTCCTGCCCGCCTTCGGCGCCACCGATACCCAGAGCCGGAATCCCGGCGACAAGGTCATCATCGTCGGCGGCAACCGCGCCTACCCTCCCTACGAGTTCCTCGACAAGGACGGCCAACCGGCGGGGTACAATGTGGATCTCACCCGGGCCATCGCCAAGGTCATGGGGATGAAGGTGGAATTCCGCTTCGGCGCGTGGTCCGAGATGCGCACCGCCCTCATGAATGGCGAGATCGACGTCCTCCAGGGGATCTCTTTTTCGGAGGAACGATTAGGGTCCATCACCTTTTCCCCTCCCCACACCATCGTTCACCACGCCATCTTTGCCCGCAAGGACACCAAACCGGTCAACTCCATCCAGGAGTTGCACGGCAAGGAGATCATCGTTTTCCGCGACGGGATCATGCATGACTCCCTGAGGAATCTCGGCTTCAGCGGCGACCTGCACTTCTCCGACACCCCGGCCGACGCCCTGCGCCTTCTCGCCTCCGGCGCCCACGACTACGCGGTCGTCGCCATCTTGCCCGGCATGTACCTCATCCGGGAACTCCACCTGACGAACGTCGTTCCGGTGGCGACCAGCATTGCGGCCCAGAAGTACTGCTATGGCGTCAGAAAAGGGAATGACGAGCTGATGACCCGCATCAGCGAGGGGCTCGCCATCCTCCACAAAACCGGCCAGTACCAGGCGATCTACGACAAATGGCTCGGCACCCTGGAACCGCCGCCGGTTTCCTGGGAGCGGGCCGTGCGCTATGGCGCCCTCGCCCTGGTCCTGCTCCTGCTCATTCTGGCCGCCACGGTGGTCTGGTCCCGGACCCTCCAGAAGCGCGTGGCGCTGCGGACCCAGGAACTGGCCCGCGAGTCGGCGGAGCGTAAACGCGCCCTGGAAGAGCTTCGCCGTCACCAGGACAAACTCATTCAGGCCGACAAGATGGCCTCCCTGGGTATCCTGGTCTCCGGCGTGGCCCACGAGATCAACAACCCCAACGGCCTGATCCTGCTCAACATGCCGATCCTCAAGGAGGTCTACCAGGACGCGGTGGAGGTTTTGGAGGCCCACTACCACGAATCCGGTGATTTTCCCCTCGGCGGCCTCCCCTATTCGCGGATGCGCAACGAGGTTCCACACATGCTGGACGAAATGCTGGAGGGCTCGAAACGCATCAAACGCATCGTCGAGGAGCTCAAGGATTTCGCCCGCCAGGACGACAACTCCGGCAGCGACCTTTTCGACCTGAATCAGGTTGCCCAGGCGGCCGTACGCCTGGTCGACAGCTCGCTCCGCAAGGCAACGGTCAATTTTTCGGCGGAGTACGCCGCCGACATCCCCCAGGTGCGGGGAAACACCCAACGCATCGAACAGGTTGTCGTCAACCTGCTGCTCAACGCCTGCCAGGCGCTGCCCAACACGGAGTGCAAGATATCCCTGGCCACGTTCCGCGTCAGCAATGCCAGGATCGTGGCCCTGACCATAACGGACGAGGGGGTCGGCATAGCCTCCGAACATATCCCCCGCCTGACCGATCCGTTCTTCACCACCAAACGGGAGACGGGAGGGACCGGGCTGGGCCTCTCGGTGTCGGCGGGGATCGTCAATGAGCACGGCGGGACGCTCAAGTTCACCTCGACCCCCGGCGCAGGCACGACCGTCATCCTGACCCTCCCGGCCGCCGAGGAGACACCCTAA